A part of Carettochelys insculpta isolate YL-2023 chromosome 1, ASM3395843v1, whole genome shotgun sequence genomic DNA contains:
- the RPL3 gene encoding large ribosomal subunit protein uL3, which produces MSHRKFSAPRHGSLGFLPRKRSRRHRGKVKSFPKDDPTKPIHLTAFLGYKAGMTHIVREVDRPGSKVNKKEVVEAVTVVETPPMVVVGIVGYVQTPRGLRTFKTIFAEHISDECKRRFYKNWHKSKKKAFTKYCKKWQDEEGKKQLEKDFSSMKKYCQVIRVIAHTQMRLLPLRQKKSHLMEIQVNGGTIAEKVDWAREKLEQQVPVSTVFGQDEMIDVIGVTKGKGYKGVTSRWHTKKLPRKTHRGLRKVACIGAWHPARVAFSVARAGQKGYHHRTEINKKVYKIGQGYQIKDGKLIKNNASTDYDLSDKSINPLGGFVHYGEVTNDFIMLKGCVVGTKKRVLTLRKSLLVQTKRRALEKIDLKFIDTTSKFGHGRFQTVEEKKAFMGPLKKDRIAKEETA; this is translated from the exons ATG TCGCACCGGAAGTTTTCAGCTCCCAGACATGGATCACTTGGCTTTCTGCCCCGCAAACGCAGTCGTCGACATCGGGGCAAGGTGAAGAGCTTTCCCAAGGATGACCCCACCAAACCCATCCATCTCACTGCCTTTCTTGGGTACAAGGCAGGCATGACCCACATTGTTCGGGAAGTGGACAGGCCTGGATCCA AGGTGAACAAGAAGGAAGTGGTAGAGGCAGTCACTGTGGTAGAGACTCCTCCCATGGTCGTTGTGGGCATCGTGGGCTACGTGCAGACTCCCCGTGGCCTCCGCACCTTCAAGACCATCTTTGCTGAGCACATCAGTGATGAGTGCAAGAGACGTTTCTACAAGAACTG GCACAAGTCCAAGAAGAAGGCCTTCACCAAGTATTGCAAGAaatggcaggatgaggagggcAAAAAGCAGCTGGAGAAGGATTTCAGTAGCATGAAGAAGTACTGTCAGGTTATCCGGGTCATAGCTCACACTCAG ATGCGTTTGCTTCCGCTGCGGCAGAAGAAGTCTCACCTGATGGAGATCCAAGTGAATGGTGGCACCATCGCTGAGAAAGTGGACTGGGCCCGTGAGAAGCTGGAACAGCAGGTGCCCGTGTCAACTGTCTTTGGCCAAGATGAGATGATAGACGTCATTGGCGTCACCAAGGGCAAGGGATACAAAG GGGTCACCAGCCGTTGGCATACCAAAAAGCTGCCTCGCAAGACCCACAGGGGTCTGCGCAAAGTAGCCTGCATTGGTGCTTGGCATCCTGCGCGTGTGGCTTTCTCTGTGGCCCGAGCTGGACAGAAGGGGTACCACCATCGCACAGAAATCAATAAGAAG GTCTACAAGATAGGCCAAGGTTACCAAATCAAGGACGGAAAGTTGATCAAAAACAATGCATCAACTGACTACGATCTGTCGGACAAAAGCATTAATCCCCTG GGTGGTTTTGTCCACTATGGTGAAGTGACCAATGACTTTATCATGCTGAAAGGCTGCGTTGTTGGGACCAAGAAGAGAGTTCTAACCCTGCGTAAG TCCCTGCTTGTGCAGACAAAACGTCGGGCCCTGGAGAAGATTGACTTGAAGTTTATTGACACAACTTCCAAATTTGGTCATGGCCGCTTCCAGACAGTGGAGGAGAAGAAGGCTTTCATG ggaccactcaagaaagatcgtATCGCTAAAGAGGAGACAGCTTAA